The Coffea arabica cultivar ET-39 chromosome 3c, Coffea Arabica ET-39 HiFi, whole genome shotgun sequence genome contains a region encoding:
- the LOC140037841 gene encoding protein Brevis radix-like 3 — MLTCIACSKQHLNAASLPQPQHDDDDDAATAAISTPSTRQAIKALTSQIKDIGIKASGTYKNCKPCSGSSNHHNNRGDDYADSEPGSVSGRYHFSYTRAAAAAAGSSNSMPRRPWEREMESRLKVLSSGKTMPASVSGRTESVVFMEEDEPKEWVAQVKPGVLITN; from the exons ATGTTAACTTGTATAGCTTGCTCTAAACAACACCTCAATGCCGCATCTCTTCCCCAACCCCAGCATGATGACGACGACGACGCCGCCACCGCCGCTATTTCCACTCCCTCCACTAGACAAGCCATCAAAGCCCTCACTTCTCAA ATCAAGGACATTGGAATAAAGGCTTCGGGTACGTACAAGAACTGCAAGCCCTGTTCTGGCTCTTCCAACCACCACAATAACCGCGGGGATGACTACGCCGATTCCGAACCCGGCTCTGTCTCCGGCCGCTATCACTTCTCCTACACTagagctgctgctgctgctgctggtaGCTCCAATTCTATGCCAAGAAGGCCCTGGGAAAGGGAAATGGAATCCAGATTGAAAGTGCTTTCCAGCGGCAAAACCATGCCCGCCTCCGTCAGCGGCCGGACAGAGTCCGTTGTGTTTATGGAAGAAGACGAGCCCAAGGAATGGGTCGCTCAGGTCAAGCCTGGCGTCCTTATCACtaattaa